In Falco biarmicus isolate bFalBia1 chromosome 7, bFalBia1.pri, whole genome shotgun sequence, a single window of DNA contains:
- the KLHL25 gene encoding kelch-like protein 25, producing MSVSVHENRKSRTSTGSMNILLFHKASHPDCVLSHLNTLRKHCMFTDVTLWAGNRSFPCHRAVLAASSRYFEAMFSNGLRESLDDEVNFHDSLHPEVLELLLDFAYSSRIIINEENAESLLEAGDMLQFHDVRDAAAEFLEKNLYPSNCLGMMLLSDAHQCRRLYELSWRMCLVNFETVHKSEDFNNLSKDTLLDLISSDELEIEDEEKVFKAVIQWVKYDLDERKAYLPELLRNVRLALLPSECLREALACEDLIMVDERNKLVLDEAIQCKKKILQNDGVVTSPCARPRKAGHTLLILGGQTFMCDKIYQVDHKAKEIIPKADLPSPRKEFSACAIGCKVYITGGRGSENGVSKDVWVYDTVHEEWSKAAPMLIARFGHGSAELENCLYVVGGHTAVAGIFPASPSVSLKQVEKYDPLSNKWTMVAPLRDGVSNAAVVSARLKLFVFGGTSIHRDLASKVQCYDPAENRWMIKAECPQPWRYTAAAVLGSQIFIMGGDTEFTAASAYRFDCETDQWTRIGDMTAKRMSCHALASGNKLYVVGGYFGTQRCKTLDCYDPTSDTWNCITTVPYSLIPTAFVSTWKHLPS from the coding sequence ATGTCAGTCAGCGTCCACGAGAACCGTAAATCCCGGACTAGCACCGGCTCCATGAACATCTTGCTTTTTCACAAAGCTTCCCACCCGGACTGCGTCTTGTCCCATCTGAACACCCTGCGGAAGCACTGCATGTTCACCGATGTCACCCTTTGGGCAGGAAACAGGTCGTTCCCGTGTCATCgggcagtgctggctgcctccAGCAGATACTTCGAAGCCATGTTTAGCAATGGCCTCCGGGAGAGCCTGGATGATGAGGTGAACTTCCATGACAGCCTCcacccagaggtgctggagctaCTGCTGGACTTTGCTTATTCCTCTCGGATCATCATCAATGAGGAGAATGCCGAGTCCCTCCTGGAGGCTGGAGACATGCTGCAGTTCCACGATGTCCGAGACGCGGCGGCCGAGTTCCTGGAGAAGAACCTCTACCCTTCCAACTGCCTGGGCATGATGCTGCTCTCGGATGCCCATCAGTGCCGGCGGCTCTATGAACTCTCCTGGAGGATGTGCCTGGTCAACTTTGAGACTGTTCACAAGAGTGAGGACTTCAACAACCTTTCCAAGGACACTCTGCTGGACCTCATTTCCAGCGATGAGCTGGAAATCGAGGATGAAGAAAAGGTCTTTAAGGCTGTCATCCAGTGGGTGAAATACGATCTGGATGAGCGGAAAGCTTATCTCCCAGAACTTCTGAGGAATGTTCGTCTGGCCTTGCTTCCTTCTGAATGCCTCAGGGAGGCCTTGGCTTGTGAGGACTTGATCATGGTGGACGAAAGGAACAAGCTTGTCTTGGATGAAGCTATTCAGTGCAAGAAGAAGATCCTCCAGAATGATGGGGTGGTCACCAGTCCCTGTGCCAGGCCTCGCAAAGCTGGGCACACCTTGCTGATCCTGGGAGGACAGACCTTCATGTGTGATAAGATCTACCAAGTGGATCACAAAGCCAAGGAGATTATCCCCAAAGCAGACCTGCCGAGTCCCCGGAAGGAGTTTAGTGCCTGTGCCATCGGCTGCAAAGTGTATATCACTGGAGGCAGGGGCTCAGAGAACGGGGTCTCGAAAGACGTGTGGGTGTACGACACCGTTCATGAGGAATGGTCAAAAGCAGCCCCGATGTTAATAGCGCGGTTTGGGCATGGCTCGGCTGAACTGGAAAACTGCCTGTACGTGGTTGGCGGGCACACTGCAGTAGCTGGAATCTTTCCTGCATCTCCTTCGGTTTCCTTGAAGCAAGTAGAGAAGTACGATCCCCTGTCCAACAAATGGACGATGGTGGCTCCTTTGAGAGACGGAGTGAGCAACGCTGCGGTGGTGAGCGCCAGGCTCAAGCTGTTTGTCTTTGGTGGGACCAGCATTCACCGAGACTTGGCGTCCAAAGTCCAGTGCTATGATCCAGCTGAGAATCGGTGGATGATCAAAGCTGAGTGCCCACAGCCCTGGCGCTACACGGCAGCTGCTGTCCTGGGCAGCCAGATTTTCATCATGGGAGGAGACACCGAGTTCACGGCAGCATCCGCCTACCGCTTTGACTGCGAAACAGACCAGTGGACGCGCATCGGGGACATGACAGCCAAGCGCATGTCATGCCACGCTTTGGCCTCGGGGAATAAACTCTACGTGGTGGGAGGTTACTTTGGCACTCAGAGATGCAAAACGCTGGACTGCTACGACCCTACATCAGACACGTGGAACTGTATCACAACGGTGCCTTACTCGCTCATCCCCACAGCTTTTGTCAGCACTTGGAAGCACTTGCCATCATGA